The bacterium genome includes the window TCGAACATTTTTGGCAATAATTAATAATATTGTATAATTAACAACATGTTAGTGGGGTATGACCGATACAGTCTTTACCGACACGATTGTCGAGATGCACTATTGTTCCGGTGTTTGATTGACAGAATACCCCGGTGCATGAGTCGGATAGAGAGGTATGCGTCAGCTCAATGATAAAAAAATCCCCCTCTGTTTCACTGAAGCAGAGGGGGATCGAGAGGATATGATACGGGGTTTGGTGGGGGGAAAAATCAGGCGATAAATGTTACGAATTCGACAGCCTTGGCAAACAGGTATGCAGCACCAACACCGAACCAGGCCAGGGTTACTGTAATCAAAAGAATGCTTTTCATGGTTTTCTCCGGTTTTCAGCGGTTGTTTCTTCAGCTTTCTGATATATGAGACGAAAATCCCGGGGAGAAAATTTCATATTTCCGCAAGGTACACCTTTAAGGGATATTTTGACCATATTGGCAGACAGAAACTGCCGGACAGGCAGAAAATGTCCCGTCATGTGACAGAATGTCACAGCGTGAATGCCATGATGTCATAATGAGAAACCGGGCTGGTAACGGGCATGGATGGAGTATTGATGTAAGATGTAATATAATAATACAGTAAGCACTGAATCTGTTTGAGCCTGCACCGAGGGAAAATATCTGGCATGAAGTTTGCAATATATAAAACCAGGCAACCGGTACAACTGAGATACAGGAAAAAAATATAAAAATATTTCACTGTCATCCGAGGAAGTAACCGGCGCTTCTTACCATACATTCTTCATTGATGTCTCCTCTACCCGAAAGCCTCCCGCAAGGGAGGCTTTTCTATGACCGGTACAGTTTTTCATGTAAAGAATTTTTAGACAGGATTAACAGGATTGACAAGATAAAATGAAATGTTTTCGGTGTTTTTTTCATGACTAACGATTAATCACAGTGTAATGGGTAATTTGACTTTCTTTTAACCGTGCGGAACTCACCACTTTCTCACACCCCTCTGAGCAGATTCCACAGAAGACGGTCTGCTGCCGGATCGCTCCCCAGGTTTTCCGCAATTCTGTATGTACTGATGACAAACCGCCCGCGTCCATAAGGAACGACCGCCAGATCGGCGCCGTACCGCGGGTCACGGGCGTGTTCGCATCCCCGTATCCTGAAGTGGTAGCCGATGGGCGTTCCGAACGAGCCGCCGAGAGTCTTCATGCCATCGATGCGCACCGAGGTGAGCGGCATGATGTTGGCATAACGGTCGTCGAGCACATGCCCGGGATCGAGGCCCTCGAACACGGGATGTTTCCTGAAATAGTGATAAGGCCCGGCGAAACGGGGCTTTGAGTCGTAGTAGGGGATGGGGAAGTCGAACACATCTGTTTCGAGCTCGGTCGGCGAGCACCAGCAGACGTACTTGCCCTGGTCGCGCAGCTCCTGGAGTTCCTCGTCTGCATCGGAAAGGCAGATAAGCGGCAGCCCGAGGAACAGCACATCGGCGCCGTCCTCCTTCACCTTTCTCAGAACTTCGGCGATACGGGCGTCGCCGAGGCGTTTTTTATCGACCGGCCCGACGACATACAGCCCGGGATTCGCCGCGGATGTCCCGACACCGTGGCCTTCGAGCCATGTCAGTACTCTGCCGTCGAAATCGACGAGATGGATGGATTTGAGTTCCGATACATCGCCGGTTGGAGGCAGCGCATATGTGGAGTAAACCGCCGAGTCGATAAGTTCACCGCCTTTGGACAGCTCGGCCCGGGTCGTGTAAACTCCCGCCGAGTCGCCGGTTCGTGCGGAGCCGGTGAAAGCTGTAGCGATACCGGGACCGATGCCGAGCTGTTTCCGTTCATCGAGAAGCGCGGAGCCGTCCGGGTTCGTTACGGTCACCGCGAGATCGACCGCGCCGGAAATACCGGCATCGTTCACGATGTATACCATGATAGTGAATGTTCCGCCGGGGAATATCGTCCGCTCCCATGTCTCGACCACGACCCTGAGGGGACTGTTCGCCTCGCGGGCAGCGTGATAAGCCTCTTTGGGATGGAACAGCGGGTCGAGAATTCCCGCATTGCACTCGTAATCGTTGTCGTGGAGCTGGGTGAACACATACCCGGCGCAGAGGCTGTTCGTCCTGAGGGCCTCGATCATGCGGCGCGCGGACATTGCCTGGACAGCCTGCGTTTCGCGGAGGGCGGCCTCGTAGGAGTCAAAAACATCCGCAAGCTCGCGAGCATAGTAATCGCGCAGGATGCCGTCGATACGGCGGTACACCGCTTCATCACGGTAAGTGACACCGGCGCCATCCTCATAGTGTTTGAGCACTTCCGGCCAGAGCGGGATGCCGCCGCAGCCGAACTCGCTCTGGAGAAAGAGCTTGTCGGGGGAGCCGCCGCCGATACGGTGGTTGATGGTGAAGGTCTCGAACTGGTGCGACCGGAAGAAGTCTTCGGGTTTGCCGAGATTGCGGAAAATCTCATATCCCGCGTGCGACAGGGGATACGACATGTAGAGGTGGTTGTCGTAATAGCGCACCGGCTCGTCGCTTCCGGGGAGATAGTAGTTGCAGGTCACCGCGCCGCTGTCATCGGAGATGATGCGCCCCGGGTCTTCTTCCCTGATTGCGCGGGCGAGCGCCGGTTTGAGCCGCTGTACTCCCATGTCGGCCTTGTTCCAGTACATCTTGGTGCGTCCGAGGATGTCGGGCGCGCCGCGCACCCCCGATTCGTTGAGAATTCCCCACATGACGACCGAGGGGTGGTTACGGTCGCGACTGACCATGTCGCGGACTTCGGTGAGGGCGCGCGCCTCCAGCTTCTCCGAGTCCACGATCCATCCGATGGCCGGCTCCTCGAACACGAGCATCCCCTCCTCGTCGCAGACATCGAGAAATTCCGGCGTTGTCGGGCGTATATGAACGCGGATGAGGTTCCAGCCGCCCTCTTTGAGCAGACGCACGATACGGCGGGTTTCTTCCTTCGATTCGGGACAGGCAAGGTTTTTCGGGTACTGCTGCTGATGGAGCAGGCCGCGGAGAATGATTTTTTCGCCGTTGAGGTAAAAGAAATTGTCCCTGATTTCGAAGCTCCGTATCCCGAAACGCTCCGAAACGCTGTCCGTGATGGCGTGTTCGCAGGAGAGCCGGGCGGTCATGGTGTAGAGTACGGGACTGGACAGCTCCCAGAGCCCGAAACCGTCGAGTGGGAGATCGATGAGTGCAAGATTGCGGCCCTCCTCGATGCAGGCCATCCGCGAACAGGATGACAGCACCTGTGAGCCTTCGGGTGTCGAAACGAACAGAATGATTTCGCCGTCACGGGCGCGGTCGCTCCGGATGATAAGCCTGACCCGCGCCGTTTTTTCCGCCGGATCGGCTGTGATGAACATGTCCTCGATGTATGTCCGGTCGGTGATGATGAGGCTGACATTCTGCCAGATGCCGGAAAAGTTCACATACCAGCTTTCCTTGCCGGAGGGTATCTCCATGTGCCTCAAGCCCTCGATTTCGCGGCCTGTCCCGTCGTTCGGCGGATCGATCACCCGGACGACGAGCGTATTGTCACGATCGAAACGGACCGCGCCGGTGATGTCGAGCTCGAACGGCGTATAACCGCCCTCGTGAGAGCCGATGACAGTTCCGTTCACGGCGACCTCGGCGAAGTAATTGACCGCGTCGAACCTGAGCCTGATCGTTTTACCCTCGTGTCCGGATTCAAGCCGGAACCGTGTCCGGTAAAAGGCGACGCCCTCGTATTCGGGCTCGATGAGGTTCCACGTGGACGGAACCTCGATGGTGCGGTCGAACGGGATGGCGCTGTCGGTAAACAGACCCGCCCCGACGCCGCTGTTGTCACGGTCGAACGTTATTTCCCATGTTCCGTTGAGCAGAACGGTTTCGCGGTACAACGGAGCCTCCTTGATGGTATTTATGTGTAAAAGAATACAATTTACGAAAAGAATGCATGAATTTCGGTTTCACATCCAGCGGAACAATATACTCCATCGGAAAGAATTTAGGAATCAAAAAGGCTCATGGGACATACTTTTAACCCGACCTATTCATAAAATTCTATAGAACGCGGATTTTCGCTGATTGTACTCTTGAATATATCTTTTTTATGTGAATGATTAATAATTACTAAAGATATTATATACAATTTGTTATATCTATCAGTGTCTTAGTGTCTTTGTGGTTAGAAATTATCATGAATAATCAGGGTTAAATCGGGGATTGCCGTGATTTTTATTCGCTTGACAAATTGGGTATGGCATAATATATCTACGTTCTTATATAACTAACTTATGGTATGAAATTGAGAGCTTTTGGTTTGCAGCAGAACATGATAGTTGCCGTTGTAAATCATTGAAACTTATACACACATAACACTTTGATAATACATATGTTGTAAGGAGGAAACAGGAAATGGACAAGCAGAAGACCCTCGCGAGATGGACGTATCTTGTCATTGTTTTGGGACTGCTTTTTAACGTGTTGGTGTATTTCAAGTATCATGTACCAATTGTTCCTTATAAGTATATGAAAGGGGTGTCCACAAGCGAGTGGCTTTCGTTCCTCTTTATAGAGGTCAACTTATTTATCATGTGTTGCGCACCATTTTTTTTATTGTGGTTTGCCACTGTGGACTTCAATAAAAAATTCGGTTCTTTTCGCGTATCACTGTCGATGCTCATTTTCTCGATTGTCGTTGTTATTTCCGGCGTTGCGATGTTTATCCCTTTTTACTACGGAAGCAGTAATCATAGCATTACTTTTTCGCAAATTGTGTCAGTTTACATGTTACAGGTGTTTGAAACAGGGTTAGTTTTGGTAATTATTGCTTTGGTATGTTCTTTTAATAAATTCTCCAAAGCGGGTGGTTACGAATACCAGTGGGAGGGACACACAATCCGTTACGAGGCTGTTGTATCCCACAAAACCCTCTGGCTCTACTCGCACGATGAACTCTGGGTCGACGGGAAACTTTGCGCGCGAACAGGCGGTATCCATTTATCGGGAGGGAAAGCCAGCTGCCAGATTGAACATGCCGGGAATCCTGTGACCATCGCGATGATGACGAAGACCTATTGGAAAGGTGATATGGGTATGAAGTACCGTCTTCTTATCCAAGGTATTGAAGTTGACAGCGGAATCATGCAGATGATGCTCCGCCTGTAAAGGAAATAATCCGAAAACACCTTGGATAGTAGGGGCGGTTATCGTGCAAAATTCTCAAAGGAAAACTTTATACCGATGATTTTGAAATTTTGCAGGGAAAAATGAAGAAGGGGAAATACCATGAACCGCAGAACATTCGTAAAAGCCGTACCTGCCGCCACCGTGCTGGCCGGATCGGCATCCTCCTTCGCTCAGTATCTGCAGCCGGTCATGCTGCCGGAGCCGGGGAAGGACGGCGGAATGTCAGTACTGGCAGCCCTGAGGGAAAGAAAGACTGTCCGCGCCATCAGTGAAGAGAAACTTCCCCCGCAGGTGCTCTCCGATCTTCTCTGGGCGGCGTTCGGTGTGAACCGTGAGAAAGCGGCGTTCGGCAAGCCGGGAAGAACGGCCCCGTCCGCCAGCAACTCGCAGGAAATCGACCTGTATGTTGCCATGCCCGAAGGTGTTTATCTTTACGAGGCGGTTCCCCATCGGCTGAAACCCGTTGTCGCCGGGGACTTTCGGGCCAGGGCGGGAAGGAGGGGCGCGGGCGTGGCTCCGGTCAATATTTTCTATATAGTCGATCTCACCCGTTACGATCTGGGAAGCGGGCAGCCGGACAGGTCCATCGGAGACCCGGAGGTTCAGAAGTCCTACTATTACACCGACACGGGCTTCATTGCCCAGAATGTCTACCTGTTTGCAGCCTCACAGGGTCTGGCGGCCTGGTTCCACAACTGCGACAAGGAAAACACGGTGAAGGAATTCGGGCTGCGGCCCGAACAGCGCATACTCTTCGCGCAGTCGGTGGGTTATCCGGCGAAAAATTAGCCCGGCCTGTCCATAAGGTATAATGGAACGCGGATTTACGCGGATCGGACGGATTTACGCGGATTTCATTTTTTATTTATATATCTGGGTCATCCGAATAATGAGTACCTGAACGATTCATGAATTATCAGCTTGTTTTTTTTTGCCCTCACCCACCTAACTCCCACTCCCCCGCTTCGCGCGGGCGAGGGAGAGCTTCCATACGGACGCTGAAAGTTGAACCCTCTCCCATGCATGGGAGAGGGAATCAAAGGGTGAGGG containing:
- a CDS encoding nitroreductase family protein, whose amino-acid sequence is MNRRTFVKAVPAATVLAGSASSFAQYLQPVMLPEPGKDGGMSVLAALRERKTVRAISEEKLPPQVLSDLLWAAFGVNREKAAFGKPGRTAPSASNSQEIDLYVAMPEGVYLYEAVPHRLKPVVAGDFRARAGRRGAGVAPVNIFYIVDLTRYDLGSGQPDRSIGDPEVQKSYYYTDTGFIAQNVYLFAASQGLAAWFHNCDKENTVKEFGLRPEQRILFAQSVGYPAKN